From the genome of Amycolatopsis sp. NBC_01488, one region includes:
- a CDS encoding polysaccharide deacetylase family protein, which translates to MRPWILAAALAVTSAAAVGPAQAATCAGYVGLTFDDGPSNAHTPALLNALRQNGLRATMFNEGQYAAAYPAQVRAQVGAGMWVGNHSYTHPHLTQESQSQMDSEISRTQQAIAAAGGGTPKLFRPPYGETNATLQAVEAKYGLRQIIWDVDSQDWNGASVDAIVQANARLGNGQIILMHEWPANTLAAIPRIAQTLASRGLCAGMISPQTGRAVAPG; encoded by the coding sequence ATGCGTCCCTGGATCCTGGCGGCCGCCTTGGCCGTGACGAGCGCCGCCGCCGTCGGCCCGGCGCAAGCTGCCACCTGCGCCGGCTACGTCGGCCTCACCTTCGACGACGGCCCGTCGAACGCGCACACGCCCGCCCTGCTGAACGCGTTGCGGCAGAACGGGTTGCGGGCGACGATGTTCAACGAAGGCCAGTACGCCGCCGCTTATCCGGCGCAGGTGCGGGCCCAGGTCGGTGCGGGCATGTGGGTCGGCAACCACAGCTACACCCACCCGCACCTGACGCAGGAGAGCCAGTCCCAGATGGACTCCGAGATTTCCCGGACGCAGCAGGCGATCGCGGCCGCGGGTGGCGGCACGCCGAAGCTGTTCCGGCCGCCCTACGGCGAGACCAACGCGACGCTGCAGGCGGTCGAGGCCAAGTACGGTCTCCGGCAGATCATCTGGGACGTCGACTCGCAGGACTGGAACGGCGCGAGCGTGGACGCGATCGTCCAGGCCAACGCCCGCCTCGGCAACGGCCAGATCATCCTCATGCACGAATGGCCCGCCAACACGCTGGCCGCGATCCCGCGGATCGCGCAGACGCTGGCGAGCCGCGGGCTGTGCGCGGGGATGATCTCGCCTCAGACGGGCCGGGCGGTGGCCCCGGGCTGA
- a CDS encoding acyl-CoA carboxylase subunit epsilon, with protein sequence MGEPVVRVLRGAPDETELAVLIAVLAAVGAQPAAPTEPQTARPRQRPRFQPATSWRTRR encoded by the coding sequence ATGGGCGAGCCGGTGGTGCGGGTCCTGCGCGGCGCGCCCGACGAGACCGAGCTGGCGGTGCTGATCGCGGTCCTGGCCGCGGTCGGCGCCCAGCCCGCCGCGCCCACCGAGCCCCAGACCGCGCGCCCGCGGCAACGGCCCCGGTTCCAGCCGGCGACGAGCTGGCGGACCCGCCGCTGA
- a CDS encoding ABC transporter ATP-binding protein, with the protein MDVPLAVRARGITKCFGDVVALDGIDFDVAPGQIHGLVGPNGAGKTTLLGLLLSLAVADEGRLEIFGVPVGKTLDGVAGFVDGPGLYPSLTARQNLAALAALRGGDRRGAKIDDVLGEVGLTDVADDRVRGFSLGMRQRLGLAAALLTEPRLLVLDEPANGLDPAGKKHVHGVLERLAAAGSTVVLSSHRMDDLEALCSEVTILATGRVVFTGPLGKLSAENGELDYRLRTSDPEAARPLVAGAPGVRLAGGDADAFVVRALVPALDELVLRLAKDGIAVRELAPVVSPLEAAFLALTEQPEATR; encoded by the coding sequence ATGGACGTACCCCTGGCCGTGAGAGCGCGCGGGATCACCAAGTGCTTCGGCGACGTCGTCGCCCTCGACGGCATCGACTTCGACGTGGCGCCGGGCCAGATCCACGGCCTGGTCGGCCCGAACGGCGCCGGCAAGACGACGCTGCTCGGGCTCCTGCTGAGCCTGGCCGTCGCCGACGAAGGGCGGCTCGAGATCTTCGGCGTGCCGGTCGGCAAGACGCTCGACGGCGTCGCCGGGTTCGTCGACGGCCCCGGGCTCTACCCCTCGCTCACCGCCCGGCAGAACCTCGCCGCGCTGGCCGCCCTCCGCGGCGGCGACCGGCGGGGCGCGAAGATCGACGACGTCCTCGGCGAAGTCGGGCTCACCGACGTCGCCGACGACCGCGTGCGCGGCTTCTCCCTCGGCATGCGGCAGCGGCTCGGCCTGGCCGCCGCGCTGCTTACCGAGCCCCGGCTGCTGGTGCTCGACGAGCCGGCCAACGGCCTCGACCCGGCCGGCAAGAAGCACGTGCACGGCGTCCTCGAGCGGCTCGCCGCCGCCGGCTCCACCGTGGTGCTCTCCAGCCACCGGATGGACGACCTCGAAGCGCTGTGCTCCGAGGTCACCATCCTCGCCACCGGCCGCGTCGTCTTCACCGGCCCGCTGGGCAAGCTCTCCGCCGAGAACGGCGAACTCGACTACCGCCTCCGCACGTCCGACCCGGAGGCCGCGCGGCCCCTGGTCGCGGGTGCGCCGGGAGTCCGCCTGGCCGGCGGGGACGCCGACGCGTTCGTGGTCCGCGCGCTGGTGCCCGCGCTCGACGAGCTGGTGCTGCGGCTGGCGAAGGACGGCATCGCGGTGCGCGAGCTGGCCCCGGTCGTCTCCCCGCTGGAAGCCGCTTTCCTCGCCCTCACCGAACAGCCGGAGGCCACCCGATGA
- a CDS encoding sensor histidine kinase produces MPVTGRPKVVRTIGFLIGSLPVRIATFVVVLVTMLLGIATTMLWVGIPILITATSMVQGFADFERRWVRTMLGVDVPPPRRREHGPGLLQTWQVRLVDQATWREVNYVLLAFPLGIVEFVAGIVSVAVPPFGIFVAPRIGAMHAALTASMLGPDRTQQLEARTRQLTDSRARGVDAVEAERRRIERDLHDGAQQRLVAVAMSLGRAQLKLDLDDPAAVRELIGAAHADAKLAVSELRDLARGIYPPVLQDRGLDAALSSLTARMPIPVDVEVSVDPRPPAPVETTTYFIVSETLTNITKHAGADRASVRVTRDDETVVVEIVDNGHGGADVRPGGGLAGLADRAATIDGVLTVVSPVGGPTVVRADLPVRW; encoded by the coding sequence ATGCCGGTGACCGGGCGGCCGAAGGTGGTGCGCACCATCGGGTTCCTCATCGGGAGCCTGCCGGTGCGGATCGCCACCTTCGTGGTCGTGCTGGTCACCATGCTGCTCGGGATCGCCACCACCATGCTGTGGGTCGGCATCCCGATCCTGATCACGGCCACGTCGATGGTCCAGGGCTTCGCCGACTTCGAACGCCGCTGGGTGCGCACCATGCTCGGCGTCGACGTCCCGCCGCCGCGGCGCCGCGAACACGGCCCCGGGCTGCTGCAGACGTGGCAGGTCCGGCTGGTGGACCAGGCCACCTGGCGCGAGGTGAACTACGTGCTGCTCGCGTTCCCGCTGGGCATCGTCGAGTTCGTCGCCGGGATCGTCTCGGTCGCCGTGCCGCCGTTCGGGATCTTCGTGGCGCCGCGGATCGGCGCGATGCACGCCGCGCTGACGGCGTCGATGCTGGGGCCGGACCGGACGCAGCAGCTCGAAGCCCGCACGCGGCAGCTGACGGACTCGCGCGCCCGCGGCGTCGATGCCGTGGAGGCCGAACGCCGGCGCATCGAACGCGACCTGCACGACGGCGCGCAGCAGCGGCTGGTGGCCGTCGCGATGAGCCTGGGCCGCGCGCAGCTGAAGCTCGACCTGGATGACCCCGCCGCTGTGCGCGAGCTGATCGGCGCGGCGCACGCGGACGCCAAGCTCGCGGTGTCCGAGCTGCGCGACCTCGCCCGCGGGATCTACCCGCCGGTGCTGCAGGACCGCGGCCTCGACGCGGCGCTGTCGTCGCTGACCGCGCGGATGCCGATCCCGGTCGACGTCGAGGTGAGCGTCGACCCGCGCCCGCCCGCGCCGGTCGAGACCACGACGTACTTCATCGTCAGCGAGACGCTGACGAACATCACGAAGCACGCGGGCGCCGACCGCGCATCGGTGCGCGTGACCCGCGACGACGAGACCGTGGTCGTCGAGATCGTCGACAACGGTCACGGCGGCGCCGACGTCCGCCCCGGTGGCGGCCTGGCCGGCCTCGCCGACCGGGCCGCGACCATCGACGGCGTGCTCACCGTGGTCAGCCCGGTGGGCGGCCCCACGGTGGTGCGCGCCGACCTGCCCGTCCGCTGGTGA
- a CDS encoding thioesterase II family protein, with translation MVAPLDHAGENWFRRFAAAPEAKARLVCLPHAGGSAPFYFPVAKALAPDIEVLAVQYPGRQDRRHEPFLTSIDALAERVAGLLHDHADRPLALFGHSMGAMVAYETARRLERAGRDVAALFVSGRRAPSRVRDESVHTRTDEGVIAELRRLSGTDADLLGDDDVVRMILPVVRNDYRAVETYRYTPGAPLNAPIVAFTGTDDPMATVDEVASWADHTAGSFELVELAGGHFFLTRHQDVILRRLADELGAVHA, from the coding sequence ATGGTCGCCCCCCTGGACCACGCCGGGGAGAACTGGTTCCGCCGGTTCGCCGCGGCACCCGAGGCGAAGGCGCGGCTGGTCTGCCTGCCGCACGCCGGCGGCTCGGCCCCGTTCTACTTCCCGGTGGCGAAGGCGCTGGCCCCGGACATCGAAGTGCTCGCCGTCCAGTACCCGGGGCGGCAGGACCGGCGGCACGAACCCTTCCTGACCAGCATCGACGCGCTGGCCGAGCGGGTCGCCGGACTACTGCATGACCACGCCGACCGGCCGCTCGCCCTCTTCGGGCACAGCATGGGCGCGATGGTCGCCTACGAAACGGCCCGCCGGCTCGAGCGGGCCGGGAGAGACGTCGCCGCGCTGTTCGTCTCCGGGCGGCGCGCGCCCTCGCGGGTGCGGGACGAGAGCGTGCACACCCGGACCGACGAGGGCGTCATCGCCGAGCTGCGGCGGCTGAGCGGCACCGACGCGGACCTGCTCGGCGACGACGACGTCGTCCGCATGATCCTGCCCGTCGTGCGCAACGACTATCGCGCCGTCGAGACCTACCGGTACACCCCGGGCGCGCCCCTGAACGCGCCGATCGTGGCCTTCACCGGCACCGACGACCCGATGGCCACCGTCGACGAGGTCGCCTCCTGGGCCGATCACACCGCCGGCAGCTTCGAGCTGGTGGAACTCGCCGGCGGGCACTTCTTCCTCACCCGCCACCAGGACGTCATCCTGCGGCGGCTCGCCGACGAGCTGGGAGCCGTCCATGCCTGA
- a CDS encoding ATP-binding protein, translated as MSWSGADQAGWHVLDVAGADRTGLSAARRWAEAKLGRLRETDLVDTLIVVVELLENAYLHGGGPRQLRIHHAHNPCEVTVAVADHGAGGEPKLRVPDRGGGRGLLLVDQICLDWGVSHHDDGKLVWARVECAEG; from the coding sequence GTGAGCTGGAGTGGAGCCGACCAGGCGGGATGGCACGTCCTGGACGTCGCCGGCGCCGACCGGACGGGCCTGAGCGCGGCCCGCAGGTGGGCCGAGGCCAAGCTCGGCAGGCTCCGCGAGACAGACCTGGTCGACACGCTGATCGTGGTCGTAGAGCTGCTGGAGAACGCATACCTCCACGGCGGCGGCCCCCGGCAGCTGCGCATCCACCACGCACACAACCCGTGCGAGGTGACGGTGGCGGTGGCCGACCACGGAGCAGGCGGAGAGCCAAAGCTGCGCGTCCCCGACCGCGGAGGCGGCCGAGGGTTGCTGCTGGTCGACCAGATTTGCCTCGACTGGGGCGTGAGCCACCACGACGACGGGAAGCTGGTGTGGGCGCGGGTGGAGTGCGCGGAGGGGTAG
- a CDS encoding ABC transporter permease, with the protein MTVVAEARPVPVARGYRFELVKLFAAWRIRLLVLACWIAPALFVAVVSEQSSLPVDTLFGRWMNATGWAGPLVMLGFAGTYALPLLTSVVAGDVFASEDRLGTWRHLLVAVRSTRRIFAAKALAALTVLVVLVAGMAVSSAVGGVLAAGNRPLVGLDGHSLTSGDAAVRVLLAWVCVFAPTLALGAIGLLGSVVWGRSPMGLLLPAVVALVLALAQLLPLPVAVRLALPSYAFIAWNGLFTDPAQLGPLLIAVAVSLAWAVVATALAYVLFVRRDFTNPAHDGSGRSALTVGVLPLVALLAVTAGIVALASPATGSGIGLDKVQRSVATAFAHLYRLQAGQLNRPDVTEAQLGATAACTKGDGLVEPDGPGNDWRCVVSWHLPGIAATGSAIYQLDITSDGRYVADGDGPKEVNGYFQVRTPVGDQPNPLWQFDGNVELLSSTPKG; encoded by the coding sequence ATGACCGTCGTCGCCGAGGCGCGGCCCGTTCCCGTGGCCCGCGGTTACCGCTTCGAACTCGTCAAGCTGTTCGCCGCCTGGCGCATCCGCCTGCTCGTGCTCGCCTGCTGGATCGCGCCCGCGTTGTTCGTCGCCGTGGTCAGCGAACAGAGTTCGCTGCCCGTCGACACGCTCTTCGGCCGGTGGATGAACGCCACGGGCTGGGCCGGCCCGCTGGTGATGCTCGGGTTCGCGGGCACCTACGCGCTCCCGCTGCTGACGTCGGTGGTCGCCGGGGACGTCTTCGCTTCCGAAGACCGGCTCGGCACCTGGCGCCACCTGCTCGTCGCCGTCCGCTCTACCCGGCGGATCTTCGCGGCGAAAGCGCTTGCCGCCCTCACCGTGCTCGTCGTGCTCGTGGCCGGGATGGCCGTCTCCAGCGCGGTGGGCGGGGTGCTCGCCGCCGGCAACCGGCCCCTGGTCGGCCTCGACGGCCACTCGCTGACCTCCGGCGACGCCGCGGTCCGCGTCCTGCTCGCGTGGGTCTGCGTCTTCGCGCCGACCTTGGCGCTCGGCGCGATCGGGCTGCTCGGCTCGGTCGTCTGGGGCCGGTCGCCGATGGGCCTGCTGCTGCCCGCCGTCGTCGCGCTCGTGCTCGCGCTGGCTCAGCTGCTGCCGCTGCCCGTCGCCGTCCGCCTCGCCCTGCCCAGCTACGCCTTCATCGCGTGGAACGGCCTCTTCACCGACCCGGCCCAGCTCGGGCCGCTGCTGATCGCGGTCGCCGTGAGCCTGGCGTGGGCGGTGGTCGCGACCGCGCTGGCGTACGTCCTCTTCGTGCGCCGTGACTTCACCAACCCGGCCCATGACGGCTCGGGCCGCAGCGCGCTGACCGTCGGGGTTCTGCCGCTGGTCGCGCTGCTGGCCGTCACGGCCGGGATCGTCGCGCTCGCCTCGCCGGCCACCGGGTCCGGGATCGGCCTCGACAAGGTCCAGCGGTCGGTCGCCACCGCGTTCGCCCACCTCTACCGGCTGCAGGCCGGGCAGCTCAACCGGCCCGACGTCACGGAGGCGCAGCTGGGGGCCACGGCCGCGTGCACCAAGGGCGACGGCCTGGTCGAGCCCGACGGCCCCGGCAACGACTGGCGGTGCGTCGTCTCCTGGCACCTGCCGGGCATCGCGGCGACGGGGTCGGCGATCTACCAGCTGGACATCACCTCGGACGGGCGGTACGTCGCCGACGGCGACGGACCGAAGGAAGTGAACGGCTACTTCCAGGTGCGGACCCCCGTGGGGGACCAACCCAACCCGCTCTGGCAGTTCGACGGGAACGTCGAGCTGCTCTCCTCCACCCCGAAGGGATAA
- a CDS encoding alkaline phosphatase family protein: MQVTRRRRRAGKSRLGGHRLRYATAGSATLVLVATGTGVGVASTAQFGEDQVGQVTENGQVVSADQYLKPIGDRLVVNNGKIMASSVSPDGAHLAALTTDGGIALTIVDLKSWKVQQLVGNSATANLRIAGNDVGQEGPSYSPDGKSLWLAQTDGYTKFTVNPDGTVAAPVSVKIPADGTKHALVAQAVFSPDGTTVYSAVNGQNRVVALDAATGAIKQSWATGNAPRDLVRVGTKLYVSNEGGRTAKPGEPTLNSYDTQVPASQFTGATTSGTVSVIDLANAAAAPKSVDVGLHPTAVYFKNGAVFVTNTASNTVSVIDTGRDKVVQTIATQPWPQASVGYEPDGVTLTDDGHLLVTLGRANAVAVYRYSRAQEPVSYVGLLPTDYFPTAITTVGKDVVVSNTRGIDARRPTTAAGHGTHDTTSSVQRFRLPDDRAIRGYTGQVFKQNGWTDNSVQVAQDNGHRKAVPVPARLGDPSTIKHVFLLVKENRTYDQVFGDDARGNGDPSVTQFGENVTPNQHALEKQFGLYDNTYDIGTNSAEGHNWLMQADNPEYTESSAGEYLRSYDTEDDALGHQSSGFLWTGAQAAGKSVRDFGEFQQFLTKPAAASWQNLYCDAKNMAATGQPTAYPLVSSSPIPSLNNVSVPGFPKFDTSVPDQYRYQIWKNDFEKNGPANLNMFWLSSDHTGGPPNAAAQVADNDLAVGKIVDEISHSQYWKDSAIFVVEDDSQAGLDHVDGHRAPVQIISPYAQHGVVDSHYYSQITMIRTIEQILGVKPMNQKDSAATPMSAAFTPKPDYTPFTALPNRTSLTGGLATQPSCGPDTPAPADPAAAPVPSSAVPADKKQVAAQWQEWTTHQRLTGPSAVADYANPAQMNHFTWYQTHGWQLPYPGENQVFAPEQVPGAYLPAAESDG, encoded by the coding sequence ATGCAGGTAACACGCCGCAGACGGCGTGCCGGGAAAAGCCGGCTGGGCGGCCATCGGCTGCGCTACGCGACGGCCGGCTCCGCCACGCTCGTGCTCGTCGCCACCGGCACCGGTGTCGGCGTCGCGTCGACAGCGCAGTTCGGCGAGGACCAGGTCGGCCAGGTCACCGAGAACGGCCAGGTCGTCTCCGCCGACCAGTACCTCAAGCCGATCGGCGACCGGCTGGTCGTCAACAACGGCAAGATCATGGCGTCCTCGGTGAGCCCGGACGGCGCCCACCTCGCCGCGCTGACCACCGACGGCGGGATCGCGCTGACCATCGTCGACCTGAAGAGCTGGAAGGTGCAGCAGCTGGTCGGCAACTCCGCGACGGCGAACCTGCGCATCGCCGGCAACGACGTCGGCCAGGAAGGACCGTCGTACTCGCCGGACGGCAAGTCGCTGTGGCTGGCGCAGACCGACGGCTACACCAAGTTCACGGTGAACCCGGACGGCACGGTCGCGGCTCCGGTCTCGGTCAAGATCCCGGCGGACGGCACCAAGCACGCGCTGGTGGCCCAGGCCGTGTTCTCGCCCGACGGCACGACCGTGTACTCGGCCGTCAACGGCCAGAACCGCGTCGTCGCCCTCGACGCGGCGACCGGTGCGATCAAGCAGAGCTGGGCCACCGGCAACGCGCCGCGTGACCTGGTGCGCGTCGGCACCAAGCTGTACGTCAGCAACGAAGGCGGCCGCACGGCCAAGCCCGGCGAGCCGACGCTGAACTCGTACGACACCCAGGTGCCGGCCAGCCAGTTCACCGGCGCCACCACCAGCGGCACGGTCAGCGTCATCGACCTGGCGAACGCGGCCGCCGCGCCGAAGAGCGTCGACGTCGGCCTCCACCCGACCGCGGTGTACTTCAAGAACGGCGCGGTGTTCGTCACGAACACCGCGAGCAACACCGTTTCGGTCATCGACACCGGCCGCGACAAGGTCGTCCAGACCATCGCGACCCAGCCGTGGCCGCAGGCCTCGGTCGGGTACGAGCCGGACGGCGTCACCCTCACCGACGACGGCCACCTGCTGGTCACGCTCGGCCGCGCGAACGCGGTCGCCGTCTACCGCTACAGCCGCGCGCAGGAGCCGGTGAGCTACGTCGGCCTGCTGCCGACGGACTACTTCCCGACCGCGATCACCACGGTCGGCAAGGACGTCGTCGTCTCCAACACCCGCGGCATCGACGCCCGCCGGCCCACCACGGCCGCCGGGCACGGCACGCACGACACGACGTCGAGCGTGCAGAGGTTCCGGCTGCCGGACGACCGCGCGATCCGCGGCTACACCGGCCAGGTCTTCAAGCAGAACGGCTGGACGGACAACTCGGTCCAGGTGGCGCAGGACAACGGGCATCGCAAGGCCGTCCCGGTCCCGGCGCGGCTCGGCGACCCGTCGACCATCAAGCACGTCTTCCTGCTGGTCAAGGAGAACCGGACCTACGACCAGGTCTTCGGGGACGACGCGCGCGGCAACGGCGACCCGTCGGTGACGCAGTTCGGCGAGAACGTGACGCCGAACCAGCACGCGCTGGAGAAGCAGTTCGGGCTGTACGACAACACCTACGACATCGGCACGAACTCCGCCGAGGGCCACAACTGGCTGATGCAGGCCGACAACCCCGAGTACACCGAGTCCTCGGCCGGTGAGTACCTGCGCAGCTACGACACCGAGGACGACGCCCTCGGCCACCAGAGCAGCGGGTTCCTCTGGACCGGCGCGCAGGCGGCCGGGAAGTCGGTCCGCGACTTCGGCGAGTTCCAGCAGTTCCTGACCAAGCCCGCCGCGGCGAGCTGGCAGAACCTGTACTGCGACGCCAAGAACATGGCGGCCACCGGTCAGCCGACGGCCTATCCGCTGGTGTCGTCGTCGCCGATCCCGTCGCTGAACAACGTCTCGGTGCCGGGCTTCCCGAAGTTCGACACGTCGGTGCCGGACCAGTACCGGTACCAGATCTGGAAGAACGACTTCGAGAAGAACGGCCCGGCCAACCTGAACATGTTCTGGCTGTCCAGCGACCACACCGGCGGCCCGCCGAACGCGGCCGCCCAGGTCGCCGACAACGACCTCGCCGTCGGCAAGATCGTCGACGAGATCTCGCACAGCCAGTACTGGAAGGACTCGGCGATCTTCGTCGTCGAGGACGACTCCCAGGCCGGGCTCGACCACGTCGACGGCCACCGGGCGCCGGTGCAGATCATCAGCCCGTACGCCCAGCACGGCGTCGTCGACAGCCACTACTACTCGCAGATCACGATGATCCGGACGATCGAGCAGATCCTCGGGGTCAAGCCGATGAACCAGAAGGACAGCGCGGCGACGCCGATGAGTGCGGCCTTCACCCCGAAGCCGGACTACACGCCGTTCACCGCGCTGCCGAACCGCACGTCCCTGACGGGCGGCCTGGCGACCCAGCCGTCCTGTGGGCCGGACACCCCGGCCCCGGCCGACCCGGCAGCGGCCCCGGTGCCGTCGTCGGCGGTGCCCGCGGACAAGAAGCAGGTGGCGGCCCAGTGGCAGGAGTGGACGACGCACCAGCGGCTGACCGGCCCGAGCGCGGTCGCCGACTACGCCAACCCCGCGCAGATGAACCACTTCACGTGGTACCAGACGCACGGCTGGCAGCTGCCCTACCCGGGTGAGAACCAGGTGTTCGCGCCCGAGCAGGTGCCGGGTGCCTACCTCCCGGCCGCGGAATCGGACGGCTGA
- a CDS encoding acyl-CoA carboxylase subunit beta: MPEAPVAFANRLTELREIKDAARRGPDDAATQRQHDRGKLTAHERIELLLDRGSFTELEALRRHRATGFGLEQRRPHSDGVVCGWGTVDGRTVFVYAHDFRIFGGALGEAHAQKIHKVMDLAEAAGAPLVSLNDGAGARIQEGVTALAGYGGIFRRNTRCSGVIPQISVMLGPCAGGAAYSPALTDFVFMVRETSQMFITGPDVVQAVTGEEITQNGLGGADVHAETSGVAAFAYDDEATCLADVRYLLSLLPANNNEAPPHVPTADPADRRTDRLLEVVPTDPARAYDICDVLAEIVDDGEFLQVHAGWATNVVCALARLDGHVVGIVANQPAVLAGVLDIEASEKAARFVQTCDAFNIPLVTLVDVPGFLPGVDQEHGGIIRHGAKLLYAYCNATVPRVQLILRKAYGGAYIVMDSRSIGTDVSLAWPTNEIAVMGAEGAANVIFRREINAADDPETVRALKIKEYRTELMHPYYAAERGLVDDVIEPGETRELLIRSLAMLRTKHADLPARKHGNPPV; the protein is encoded by the coding sequence ATGCCTGAGGCACCCGTCGCGTTCGCCAACCGGCTCACCGAACTGCGGGAGATCAAGGACGCCGCGCGTCGCGGGCCCGACGACGCCGCCACGCAGCGCCAGCACGACCGCGGCAAGCTGACCGCGCACGAACGGATCGAGCTGCTCCTCGACCGGGGCTCGTTCACCGAGCTGGAGGCCCTGAGACGGCACCGCGCCACCGGGTTCGGCCTGGAGCAGCGCCGCCCGCACTCCGACGGCGTCGTCTGCGGCTGGGGCACCGTCGACGGCCGGACGGTCTTCGTCTACGCCCACGACTTCCGCATCTTCGGTGGCGCGCTCGGCGAGGCGCACGCCCAGAAGATCCACAAGGTGATGGACCTCGCCGAGGCCGCGGGCGCGCCGCTGGTGTCGCTCAACGACGGCGCCGGGGCCCGGATCCAGGAGGGCGTCACGGCGCTGGCCGGCTACGGCGGCATCTTCCGGCGCAACACCCGCTGCTCCGGCGTGATCCCGCAGATCTCCGTGATGCTCGGCCCGTGCGCGGGCGGCGCGGCGTACTCGCCCGCGTTGACCGACTTCGTCTTCATGGTCCGCGAAACCTCGCAGATGTTCATCACCGGCCCCGACGTCGTGCAGGCGGTCACCGGCGAGGAGATCACGCAGAACGGCCTCGGCGGCGCCGACGTGCACGCGGAGACCTCGGGCGTCGCCGCGTTCGCCTACGACGACGAGGCGACCTGCCTGGCCGACGTCCGGTACCTGCTGTCGCTGCTGCCGGCCAACAACAACGAGGCTCCGCCGCACGTGCCCACCGCCGACCCGGCCGACCGCCGCACCGACCGGTTGCTCGAAGTCGTGCCCACCGACCCGGCCCGCGCCTACGACATCTGCGACGTCCTCGCGGAGATCGTCGACGACGGCGAGTTCCTGCAGGTGCACGCGGGCTGGGCGACCAACGTCGTGTGCGCGCTCGCCCGGCTGGACGGTCACGTCGTCGGGATCGTCGCGAACCAGCCCGCCGTGCTCGCCGGGGTGCTCGACATCGAAGCGAGCGAGAAGGCCGCCCGGTTCGTGCAGACGTGCGACGCGTTCAACATCCCGCTCGTGACGCTGGTGGACGTCCCCGGCTTCCTGCCCGGCGTCGATCAGGAACACGGCGGGATCATCCGGCACGGCGCGAAACTGCTCTACGCCTACTGCAACGCCACCGTGCCGCGGGTACAGCTCATCCTGCGCAAGGCCTACGGCGGCGCGTACATCGTGATGGACTCGCGTTCCATCGGCACCGACGTTTCCTTGGCCTGGCCGACGAACGAGATCGCCGTGATGGGCGCCGAGGGCGCCGCGAACGTGATCTTCCGCCGTGAGATCAACGCCGCCGATGACCCGGAAACCGTGCGCGCGCTGAAGATCAAGGAGTACCGCACCGAGCTGATGCACCCGTACTACGCGGCCGAGCGCGGCCTCGTGGACGACGTGATCGAGCCGGGCGAGACGCGGGAGCTGCTGATCCGCTCGCTCGCGATGCTCCGCACCAAGCACGCCGACCTCCCGGCGCGCAAGCACGGGAACCCGCCGGTCTGA
- a CDS encoding response regulator transcription factor translates to MRVVIAEDSVLLRAGVQSLLADVGIETAAAVSNGDDLLVAVREHQPDLVIADVRMPPTFTDEGLRAAIAARKEVPGLPVLVVSQYVEGSYAVDLIAEGTSGVGYLLKERVADVADFLEAVRRVADGGSAIDPDVVAQMLSRNRDPLERLTARETEVLGLMAQGLSNAAIAKGLVVTQGAVENHISNIFAKLGLEASRDQNRRIRAVLTYLDSTTVRT, encoded by the coding sequence ATGCGTGTCGTCATCGCCGAAGACTCGGTCCTGCTGCGGGCCGGCGTGCAGAGCCTGCTCGCCGACGTCGGCATCGAGACCGCGGCCGCGGTGTCCAACGGCGACGACCTGCTGGTCGCCGTGCGCGAGCACCAGCCGGACCTCGTCATCGCCGACGTCCGGATGCCCCCGACGTTCACCGACGAAGGCCTGCGCGCGGCGATCGCGGCGCGCAAGGAGGTGCCGGGCCTGCCGGTGCTGGTGGTGTCGCAGTACGTCGAGGGCAGCTACGCGGTCGACCTGATCGCCGAGGGCACGTCCGGCGTGGGCTACCTGCTGAAGGAGCGCGTCGCCGACGTGGCGGACTTCCTGGAGGCGGTCCGCCGGGTGGCCGACGGCGGCTCGGCGATCGACCCGGACGTCGTCGCCCAGATGCTGTCCCGCAACCGCGACCCGCTCGAACGCCTGACGGCTCGCGAGACGGAGGTCCTCGGGCTGATGGCCCAGGGACTGTCGAACGCGGCCATCGCGAAGGGCCTGGTCGTCACGCAGGGCGCGGTGGAGAACCACATCAGCAACATCTTCGCGAAGCTCGGCCTCGAAGCCAGCCGCGACCAGAACCGCCGCATCCGCGCGGTACTGACCTATTTGGACAGCACGACCGTCCGCACCTGA